One genomic segment of Arachis duranensis cultivar V14167 chromosome 4, aradu.V14167.gnm2.J7QH, whole genome shotgun sequence includes these proteins:
- the LOC107485747 gene encoding uncharacterized protein LOC107485747, translating to MQSEMGELYALDFDGILCDSCGESSLSALKAAKVRWPSLFHGVDSATQDWIVDQMHSSRFADALLRELAGVTIPPERIYGLGTGPKVEVLKQLQKRPKHQGLTLHFVEDRLATLKNVIKEPELDQWNLYLGNWGYNTQKEREEAAAIPRIQVLELSDFSKKLK from the exons ATGCAGAGTGAAATGGGGGAGCTTTATGCTTTGGACTTCGATGGAATCCTCTGTGATAGCTGCGGTGAGAGCTCTCTCTCTGCTCTCAAG GCTGCGAAAGTGAGATGGCCTTCTTTGTTTCATGGCGTGGATTCGGCCACTCAGGATTGGATTGTTGACCAGATGCATTCA AGCCGTTTTGCCGATGCTTTACTCCGAGAGCTTGCTGGGGTGACAATTCCACCTGAAAGAATATATGGTCTAGGAACTGG GCCTAAGGTGGAAGTGCTGAAGCAGCTTCAAAAGAGACCAAAGCACCAAGGACTCACACTTCA CTTTGTTGAGGATCGGCTTGCTACcttaaaaaatgtcatcaaAGAACCTGAGTTAGATCAATGGAATCTGTATTTAG GGAACTGGGGTTATAACACtcagaaagagagagaagaagctGCGGCTATCCCCAGAATTCAAGTTCTTGAGCTGTCGGACTTCAGTAAGAAGTTGAAATGA
- the LOC107485779 gene encoding uncharacterized protein LOC107485779 isoform X1: MGHLYALDFDGVLCDTCGETAISAVKAAKLRWPALFDGVDPTVEDWIVQQMITVRPVVETGYETLLLVRLLLETRVPSIRKSSVAEGLTVEGILETWIKLKPIVMEEWDENRDELIDLFGKVRDDWLQNDFSGWMGANRFYPGTADALRFASSKVYIVTTKQGRFADALLKELAGITLPPERIYGLGTGPKVEVLKKLQKMPEHQGLTLHFVEDRLTTLKNVIKEPELDNWNLYLVNWGFNTQKERDEAAASPRITLLELSDFSKKLK; this comes from the exons ATGGGTCATCTTTATGCATTAGACTTTGATGGAGTTTTGTGTGATACTTGTGGAGAGACTGCTATCTCTGCCGTCAAG GCAGCCAAGTTGAGATGGCCAGCATTGTTTGATGGTGTGGATCCAACCGTTGAAGATTGGATTGTTCAACAGATGATTACA GTGAGGCCAGTGGTGGAAACTGGATATGAGACTCTCTTACTTGTGAGATTATTGCTTGAGACCAGAGTTCCATCAATTCGAAAATCTTCG GTTGCAGAAGGGCTCACAGTTGAGGGTATATTGGAGACATGGATCAAATTGAAGCCTATTGTGATGGAAGAATGGGATGAGAATAGAGATGAACTGATAGATCTTTTTGGAAAGGTCAGAGATGATTGGTTGCAGAATGATTTCTCTGGTTGGATGGGAGCAAACAG ATTCTATCCTGGTACTGCTGATGCACTAAGATTTGCAAGCTCAAAAGTTTACATTGTCACCACAAAACAG GGCCGTTTTGCTGATGCTTTACTGAAAGAGCTTGCTGGAATCACTTTACCACCAGAAAGAATATATGGTTTAGGAACTGG TCCTAAGGTAGAAGTGCTAAAGAAGCTTCAAAAGATGCCAGAGCACCAAGGACTGACCCTACA CTTTGTGGAAGATAGGCTTACAACCTTAAAAAATGTCATTAAAGAACCAGAGTTGGACAATTGGAATTTGTATCTAG TTAATTGGGGGTTCAACACtcagaaagagagagatgaagCAGCAGCTAGCCCCAGGATTACACTTCTTGAGCTGTCTGACTTCAGTAAGAAGCTGAAATAG
- the LOC107485779 gene encoding uncharacterized protein LOC107485779 isoform X3 yields MGHLYALDFDGVLCDTCGETAISAVKAAKLRWPALFDGVDPTVEDWIVQQMITVRPVVETGYETLLLVRLLLETRVPSIRKSSVAEGLTVEGILETWIKLKPIVMEEWDENRDELIDLFGKVRDDWLQNDFSGWMGANRFYPGTADALRFASSKVYIVTTKQGRFADALLKELAGITLPPERIYGLGTGPKVEVLKKLQKMPEHQGLTLH; encoded by the exons ATGGGTCATCTTTATGCATTAGACTTTGATGGAGTTTTGTGTGATACTTGTGGAGAGACTGCTATCTCTGCCGTCAAG GCAGCCAAGTTGAGATGGCCAGCATTGTTTGATGGTGTGGATCCAACCGTTGAAGATTGGATTGTTCAACAGATGATTACA GTGAGGCCAGTGGTGGAAACTGGATATGAGACTCTCTTACTTGTGAGATTATTGCTTGAGACCAGAGTTCCATCAATTCGAAAATCTTCG GTTGCAGAAGGGCTCACAGTTGAGGGTATATTGGAGACATGGATCAAATTGAAGCCTATTGTGATGGAAGAATGGGATGAGAATAGAGATGAACTGATAGATCTTTTTGGAAAGGTCAGAGATGATTGGTTGCAGAATGATTTCTCTGGTTGGATGGGAGCAAACAG ATTCTATCCTGGTACTGCTGATGCACTAAGATTTGCAAGCTCAAAAGTTTACATTGTCACCACAAAACAG GGCCGTTTTGCTGATGCTTTACTGAAAGAGCTTGCTGGAATCACTTTACCACCAGAAAGAATATATGGTTTAGGAACTGG TCCTAAGGTAGAAGTGCTAAAGAAGCTTCAAAAGATGCCAGAGCACCAAGGACTGACCCTACA TTAA
- the LOC107485779 gene encoding uncharacterized protein LOC107485779 isoform X2 encodes MGHLYALDFDGVLCDTCGETAISAVKAAKLRWPALFDGVDPTVEDWIVQQMITVRPVVETGYETLLLVRLLLETRVPSIRKSSVAEGLTVEGILETWIKLKPIVMEEWDENRDELIDLFGKVRDDWLQNDFSGWMGANRFYPGTADALRFASSKVYIVTTKQGRFADALLKELAGITLPPERIYGLGTGPKVEVLKKLQKMPEHQGLTLHFVEDRLATLKNVIKEPELDN; translated from the exons ATGGGTCATCTTTATGCATTAGACTTTGATGGAGTTTTGTGTGATACTTGTGGAGAGACTGCTATCTCTGCCGTCAAG GCAGCCAAGTTGAGATGGCCAGCATTGTTTGATGGTGTGGATCCAACCGTTGAAGATTGGATTGTTCAACAGATGATTACA GTGAGGCCAGTGGTGGAAACTGGATATGAGACTCTCTTACTTGTGAGATTATTGCTTGAGACCAGAGTTCCATCAATTCGAAAATCTTCG GTTGCAGAAGGGCTCACAGTTGAGGGTATATTGGAGACATGGATCAAATTGAAGCCTATTGTGATGGAAGAATGGGATGAGAATAGAGATGAACTGATAGATCTTTTTGGAAAGGTCAGAGATGATTGGTTGCAGAATGATTTCTCTGGTTGGATGGGAGCAAACAG ATTCTATCCTGGTACTGCTGATGCACTAAGATTTGCAAGCTCAAAAGTTTACATTGTCACCACAAAACAG GGCCGTTTTGCTGATGCTTTACTGAAAGAGCTTGCTGGAATCACTTTACCACCAGAAAGAATATATGGTTTAGGAACTGG TCCTAAGGTAGAAGTGCTAAAGAAGCTTCAAAAGATGCCAGAGCACCAAGGACTGACCCTACA
- the LOC107485743 gene encoding uncharacterized protein LOC107485743 has protein sequence MSSTTTLLLLLLLLLVLQNYEFAHGGKRKVHISDDLDDVYDDEEDESWKEWGKKKEPSFPPADLSKMEPSQIKEEMMKRHTGPVIGFVKLRFGLRRTPDMVAEIAMKWSQVMRTGGIGIRFMGVDTSTIMFNMESIKGMDELKDFIFDQSEAYEIKIGNDVFRRPGDPPLEEVLQNLQKEKTKADNAGQEENDGDLRTEL, from the exons ATGAGCTCCACTACCaccctccttcttcttcttctactacttcTGGTGTTGCAAAATTACGAATTTGCCCATGGAGGAAAGCGCAAGGTGCACATCAGCGATGACCTTGATGACGTGTACGATGACGAAGAGGATGAGTCTTGGAAGGAATGGGGCAAGAAGAAGGAGCCATCTTTCCCGCCCGCCGATCTGTCGAAAATGGAACCGTCTCAGATCAAGGAGGAGATGATGAAGCGCCACACCGGTCCCGTCATTGGCTTCGTCAAGCTCCGCTTCGGACTTCGCCGCACTCCG GACATGGTAGCTGAAATCGCCATGAAATGGTCACAAGTTATGAGAACTGGAGGCATTGGTATAAGGTTCATGGGTGTTGATACAAGTACAATCATGTTCAACATGGAAAGCATCAAAGGCATGGATGAG TTGAAGGACTTTATCTTTGACCAATCAGAGGCATATGAGATCAAAATCGGGAATGATGTTTTTCGAAGACCTGGAGATCCACCTTTAGAAGAGGTTCTTCAGAACCTTCAGAAAGAAAAAACCAAAGCGGATAATGCTGGTCAAGAGGAAAATGATGGGGATTTGAGAACAGAGTTGTAA